From a single Rickettsia endosymbiont of Cantharis rufa genomic region:
- the fmt gene encoding methionyl-tRNA formyltransferase — MKVIFMGTPEFAVPALKKLVAHHEVMAVFTQRPKAKGRGLNLAKSPIHQLAFEHQIPVYTPSTLRNDETINLINKVNADIIVVIAYGFIVPKAILEAKKYGCLNVHPSDLPRHRGAAPLQRTIIEGDLKSSVCIMRMDAGLDTGDILMKEDFDLEERTTLEELHNKCANLGAELLIKTLANIDNIVPMKQSSEGVTYAHKLTKEEGRINWQDSAYSIDCKIKGMNPWPGVYFSYNDKIIKIIEAEYVNKSHDFTPGIVISDKLEIACGNGILRVKVLQQEGKRALLISEFLRGTNILMGVILK; from the coding sequence GTGAAAGTAATCTTTATGGGAACGCCTGAATTTGCAGTTCCCGCTCTTAAAAAACTTGTAGCTCATCACGAAGTTATGGCTGTTTTTACACAGCGACCTAAAGCTAAGGGCAGAGGACTCAACTTAGCTAAATCCCCTATACATCAATTAGCCTTTGAGCATCAAATTCCTGTTTATACTCCTTCTACTCTTCGTAATGATGAAACAATAAATCTAATTAATAAAGTTAATGCTGATATTATAGTTGTTATTGCATATGGTTTTATTGTACCAAAAGCTATATTGGAGGCTAAAAAATACGGTTGCCTTAATGTCCATCCGTCCGATTTGCCCCGTCATAGAGGAGCGGCTCCTCTGCAGCGTACTATTATTGAGGGTGATTTAAAAAGTAGTGTATGTATTATGCGTATGGATGCAGGGCTTGATACAGGTGATATATTGATGAAAGAAGATTTTGATTTAGAGGAAAGAACAACATTGGAAGAATTACACAATAAATGCGCAAATCTCGGAGCGGAGCTATTAATTAAAACACTTGCAAATATCGATAATATAGTACCGATGAAGCAGTCAAGTGAGGGTGTTACGTATGCTCATAAGCTAACTAAAGAAGAAGGGAGAATTAATTGGCAGGATTCAGCTTATTCTATTGATTGTAAAATAAAGGGAATGAATCCTTGGCCGGGAGTGTATTTTAGTTATAACGATAAAATAATTAAAATTATTGAAGCAGAATATGTTAATAAATCTCATGACTTTACTCCAGGTATCGTTATTAGTGATAAGTTAGAAATAGCTTGCGGAAATGGTATATTACGAGTTAAAGTTTTGCAGCAAGAAGGAAAACGAGCTTTACTTATTTCCGAGTTCTTGCGCGGTACAAATATTTTAATGGGGGTAATATTAAAATAA
- a CDS encoding twin transmembrane helix small protein: protein MIWLLIAIGLTVAVLVIGVMSMAIGGKFDKKFSSKLMTLRVFFQAVAILLLSIIYFYKVNLYSKRS from the coding sequence ATGATATGGTTATTAATTGCGATTGGTTTAACTGTTGCGGTTCTTGTTATAGGGGTAATGTCGATGGCTATCGGGGGAAAGTTTGATAAGAAATTTAGTTCAAAGCTAATGACTTTGAGAGTTTTTTTTCAGGCAGTTGCTATATTATTGTTATCTATAATATATTTTTATAAAGTTAATTTATATAGTAAAAGAAGTTGA
- the gyrA gene encoding DNA topoisomerase (ATP-hydrolyzing) subunit A, whose amino-acid sequence MTDKYSPNLVPVNIEDEMKVSYLDYAMSVIVSRAIPDVRDGLKPVHRRIIYSMHEAGNHANKPYRKSARIVGDVMGKYHPHGDSAIYDSLVRMAQDFSLRLPLVDGQGNFGSMDGDAAAAMRYTESRMSKVSHKLIEDIDKETVSFNPNYDGSEEEPTVLPAMFPNLLVNGSGGIAVGMATNIPPHNLGEVIDACCLYVDNNDIEILDLLEVFKGPDFPTSGMILGTNGIKSAYLTGRGSIIMRGRVEIETIGSGRQAIIITEIPYMVNKARLVEKIAEMVKEKRVEGISDLRDESNKKGVRIFIELKKDVVAEVVLNQIYACTQLQTSFGVIMLALKDGLPKVMNLKEVIAAFVSFREVVITNRTIYLLNKARDRAHILLGLTIAVSNIDEIIRIIKASTDPNAAKQELMTRSWDALNILPLVKLVDDKAMLNEHGKCSFTEVQAKAILEMRLQRLTAMEKNKLEDDLKNLATEIAEYLNILGSRERLLEILKEELIKVKEEFATDRLTSIEFGEFDQDIEDLIQREEMVVTVTLGGYIKRVPLSSYRAQRRGGKGRSGLSMRDEDITTQVFVGSTHTPMLFFSNIGQVYSLKLYKLPLSNPQGKGRPMVNILPLKENEHITNIMPLPENQDEWDNLNIMFATAKGNIRRSDLLDFKKVQSNGKIAIRLDEDDKLIDVKPCKEDEHILLATKAGKALRFPVESLRVIKSRTSDGVRGMRLAKNDFVISMTVLKGIKSTKEDRGAYLSVPWEQRLEIAKGETFNPEELGVNLTADSILEMANSEEFILTVTENGFGKRSSAYGYRITDRGGSGVINMDINDKTGLVVGVMPVKMDNELMLITNSGKLIRCKLETVRITGRNTSGVILFKLDDGEKVVSVSLIAESAEGEEDSESWEENLDQPEEV is encoded by the coding sequence GTGACTGATAAATATTCTCCTAATTTAGTACCGGTAAATATCGAAGATGAGATGAAAGTATCTTATCTTGATTATGCTATGAGCGTTATAGTAAGTAGAGCTATACCGGATGTTCGAGACGGCTTAAAGCCGGTACATCGCCGAATTATCTATTCCATGCATGAAGCCGGTAATCATGCTAACAAACCTTATAGAAAATCCGCTAGAATAGTCGGTGACGTGATGGGTAAATACCATCCGCACGGGGATAGTGCTATTTACGACTCGTTAGTACGTATGGCCCAAGATTTTTCCTTGCGTTTGCCACTGGTAGACGGGCAGGGTAATTTCGGTTCGATGGATGGTGACGCGGCGGCAGCAATGAGATATACCGAATCTCGGATGTCTAAAGTTTCGCATAAGCTTATAGAGGATATTGATAAAGAGACAGTCAGCTTTAATCCAAATTACGACGGTTCAGAGGAAGAGCCGACGGTACTTCCTGCGATGTTCCCAAATTTATTAGTTAACGGTAGTGGTGGTATTGCTGTTGGTATGGCAACTAATATCCCCCCTCATAATCTTGGAGAAGTTATCGATGCTTGTTGTTTATATGTAGATAATAATGATATAGAAATATTAGACCTGCTTGAAGTTTTTAAAGGGCCTGATTTTCCTACAAGTGGAATGATTTTAGGTACTAACGGTATTAAATCGGCATATCTCACCGGTAGAGGTAGTATCATTATGCGAGGTCGGGTTGAGATCGAAACTATCGGTAGCGGGCGTCAGGCAATTATTATTACCGAAATACCGTATATGGTAAATAAAGCAAGGCTCGTTGAGAAAATCGCTGAAATGGTTAAGGAAAAACGTGTAGAAGGTATAAGTGATTTACGTGACGAATCAAATAAAAAGGGCGTAAGGATTTTTATTGAGTTAAAGAAAGATGTTGTCGCTGAAGTAGTATTAAACCAAATATATGCCTGTACGCAACTACAAACTAGCTTCGGTGTTATTATGCTTGCTCTTAAAGACGGGCTACCGAAAGTTATGAATTTGAAAGAAGTAATTGCTGCTTTCGTTAGTTTTAGGGAAGTAGTAATTACTAACCGTACTATATATTTGCTAAATAAAGCAAGAGATAGAGCTCATATTTTACTAGGACTAACTATTGCCGTTAGTAATATCGATGAAATAATCCGTATTATAAAAGCCTCGACTGATCCTAATGCCGCTAAACAAGAATTAATGACACGTAGCTGGGATGCGTTAAATATTTTGCCTCTTGTAAAGCTGGTTGATGATAAAGCAATGTTAAATGAGCATGGCAAATGTAGCTTTACCGAAGTGCAAGCTAAGGCCATCTTAGAGATGAGACTGCAACGTCTAACCGCTATGGAAAAAAACAAGCTTGAAGATGATTTAAAGAATCTTGCTACGGAAATTGCCGAATATCTTAATATACTCGGTTCACGCGAACGTTTACTTGAGATTTTAAAAGAAGAGCTAATTAAAGTTAAAGAAGAATTTGCCACGGATCGCCTTACTTCAATTGAATTTGGCGAATTTGATCAAGATATAGAGGATCTAATTCAGCGTGAAGAAATGGTAGTAACCGTAACGCTTGGTGGGTATATAAAACGAGTACCTCTAAGTAGCTATCGTGCACAAAGACGCGGCGGTAAAGGTAGATCAGGACTTTCAATGCGTGATGAGGATATTACCACGCAAGTTTTTGTCGGCAGCACTCATACCCCAATGTTGTTCTTCTCAAATATCGGTCAGGTTTATAGTTTAAAACTGTATAAATTACCTTTAAGCAATCCACAAGGTAAGGGTAGACCGATGGTTAATATATTGCCGCTGAAAGAAAATGAACATATTACAAATATCATGCCGTTACCTGAAAATCAGGATGAGTGGGATAATTTAAATATTATGTTTGCGACTGCTAAAGGTAATATTAGAAGAAGTGATTTATTAGACTTTAAAAAGGTTCAGTCAAACGGTAAAATCGCTATTAGGCTTGATGAGGACGATAAATTAATAGACGTAAAACCATGTAAGGAAGACGAGCATATTTTACTTGCCACTAAAGCCGGTAAAGCTTTAAGATTCCCTGTCGAGTCACTTCGTGTTATCAAAAGTCGTACTTCCGATGGTGTACGTGGTATGAGACTTGCCAAAAATGATTTCGTGATTTCTATGACTGTGCTTAAAGGTATCAAGAGTACAAAAGAAGATAGAGGCGCTTATTTGTCAGTTCCATGGGAGCAGAGGCTTGAGATTGCTAAAGGTGAGACGTTTAATCCTGAAGAGTTAGGCGTAAATCTGACTGCAGATTCTATTTTAGAAATGGCAAATTCCGAAGAATTTATCCTAACAGTTACAGAGAATGGTTTTGGTAAAAGAAGCTCGGCATATGGTTATAGAATTACCGATAGAGGCGGTAGCGGTGTAATTAATATGGATATTAACGATAAAACCGGTTTAGTCGTCGGTGTGATGCCGGTTAAAATGGATAATGAGTTAATGCTGATCACCAATAGCGGTAAGTTAATTCGCTGTAAACTTGAGACCGTGCGTATTACGGGACGTAACACTAGCGGTGTAATCCTGTTTAAACTAGATGACGGTGAAAAAGTCGTATCTGTCTCTCTCATTGCTGAAAGTGCTGAGGGCGAAGAGGATAGTGAGTCATGGGAAGAGAATTTAGATCAGCCTGAAGAGGTGTAG
- the iscX gene encoding Fe-S cluster assembly protein IscX, with amino-acid sequence MHWGDIEEIAAQLEEHCSDQYNEKKISLSKLEKLVRDLKDFEDEDKKVGEVTLEEILDKWEEIHEEMREID; translated from the coding sequence ATGCATTGGGGTGATATTGAAGAAATTGCCGCACAACTCGAAGAGCATTGTAGCGATCAGTATAACGAAAAAAAAATTTCATTATCAAAATTAGAAAAACTAGTTAGGGATTTAAAAGACTTTGAGGATGAAGATAAAAAAGTCGGGGAAGTTACGTTAGAAGAAATTCTAGATAAATGGGAAGAGATACACGAAGAAATGAGAGAAATTGATTAA
- a CDS encoding IS630 family transposase translates to MLRIKKALRHPKAKEEERLEFQHKIKKYKAEEKVIVFTDESCFVRSAPRTHGYSVKGQRCYGIHDWHPSKRTNVIGALIDKSLLTVSIFECNVNTAIFNAWVEQDLIPKLPHNSVVVMDNASFHKSPNLKIMIEKVGHILEYLPPYSPDLNPIEPE, encoded by the coding sequence ATATTACGTATAAAAAAAGCTTTAAGACATCCGAAGGCAAAAGAAGAAGAGAGGCTAGAATTTCAGCATAAGATCAAAAAGTATAAAGCGGAAGAGAAAGTGATCGTATTTACCGATGAGAGCTGTTTTGTCCGTAGTGCTCCTAGGACCCATGGGTATTCAGTAAAAGGTCAGAGATGTTATGGTATCCATGATTGGCATCCGTCAAAAAGAACTAATGTTATAGGGGCGTTAATAGATAAATCATTGCTGACTGTGTCAATTTTTGAATGCAATGTTAATACTGCTATTTTTAACGCTTGGGTAGAACAGGATTTAATACCTAAATTACCCCATAATTCAGTAGTTGTAATGGATAATGCAAGTTTTCATAAAAGTCCAAATTTAAAAATTATGATAGAAAAAGTCGGTCATATATTAGAGTACTTACCGCCTTATTCCCCTGATCTAAATCCCATTGAACCAGAATAG
- the def gene encoding peptide deformylase, which translates to MSILPIVTAPDERLKQKSQWLLEVTDQTRKFMDDMVKTMYHEDGGGLAAVQVGVLKRILIVDIKDHDKVERPKDFYPLFIVNPEIIEKSDELVIANEGCISLPEQRVDVARPESIKIRYLDYHGKSQELEANDWLARVIQHEYDHLEGKLMIDYLSSLKRDVALRKLKKHKNNIV; encoded by the coding sequence ATGTCAATATTACCGATAGTAACGGCACCGGATGAAAGGTTAAAACAGAAATCCCAGTGGCTTTTAGAAGTTACTGACCAAACACGGAAATTTATGGATGATATGGTTAAAACTATGTACCATGAGGATGGTGGAGGTCTTGCAGCGGTACAAGTAGGGGTGTTAAAACGTATTTTAATAGTCGATATAAAGGATCATGATAAGGTAGAAAGACCAAAAGATTTCTACCCTCTATTTATAGTAAATCCTGAAATAATAGAAAAATCAGATGAGCTAGTTATAGCTAATGAAGGCTGTATTTCATTACCAGAGCAACGTGTTGATGTAGCAAGACCGGAATCTATAAAGATTAGGTATTTAGACTATCATGGTAAATCGCAAGAGCTTGAGGCAAATGATTGGCTTGCAAGAGTTATCCAGCATGAGTATGATCATTTAGAAGGTAAGCTCATGATTGATTATTTAAGTAGCCTGAAACGAGATGTAGCACTTCGTAAGCTCAAGAAACATAAAAATAATATAGTGTGA
- a CDS encoding IS630 transposase-related protein encodes MSFASISKRFGIGKNRVFVWTKRISPLRSRNKDSTKIPLDRLKVGVEQYSDAYQYERAERLGVSKSGIHKALNKLNITYKKSFKTSEGKRRREARISA; translated from the coding sequence ATGAGTTTTGCATCAATATCAAAACGTTTTGGAATAGGAAAGAATAGAGTATTTGTATGGACAAAAAGAATATCGCCCTTAAGAAGTAGAAATAAAGATTCAACAAAAATACCGCTTGATAGATTGAAGGTAGGCGTAGAGCAATATAGTGATGCATACCAATATGAAAGGGCTGAGCGGTTAGGAGTTAGTAAATCAGGGATACATAAAGCATTAAATAAGTTAAATATTACGTATAAAAAAAGCTTTAAGACATCCGAAGGCAAAAGAAGAAGAGAGGCTAGAATTTCAGCATAA